One part of the Pecten maximus chromosome 1, xPecMax1.1, whole genome shotgun sequence genome encodes these proteins:
- the LOC117335993 gene encoding cysteine-rich and transmembrane domain-containing protein WIH1-like, whose amino-acid sequence MSYPPNYQQQPGYGTTAGYPPPAGAYPPPPPGQYPPGQYPAGQYPPAGQYPAGQYPPPGPVYQQPTTVYVQDDRARRQAEADKEAAEDCAMLACCCAILCCCFANS is encoded by the exons ATGAGCTACCCACCGAATTACCAACAACAGCCTGGGTACGGGACAACAGCCGGTTATCCTCCCCCGGCAGGAGCCTACCCACCACCCCCTCCAGGCCAGTACCCACCAGGGCAATACCCCGCCGGCCAATACCCACCAGCTGGGCAATATCCCGCCGGCCAGTATCCACCGCCCGGTCCAGTTTACCAACAGCCAACAACTGT TTACGTACAAGACGACCGAGCGCGCCGCCAAGCGGAAGCTGACAAAGAAGCCGCAGAAGATTGTGCTATGTTAGCCTGTTGTTGTGCAATACTGTGCTGCTGCTTCGCCAATTCCTGA